In Deltaproteobacteria bacterium GWC2_55_46, a single window of DNA contains:
- a CDS encoding amino acid transporter — protein sequence MAEGKKRIRRKLFGPPKQLTESVFQKISLIPLLAWVGLGADGLSSSAYGPEEAYKALGEHAYLSIALAGAAAFTVFVISYAYSRIIEHFPHGGGGYIVATSLLGEKAGVVSGSALLVDYVFTITVSLAACSDAIFSFLPAGMHKYKVIFAGVLIILLMVMNIRGVKESIFVLTPIFMVFISTHALLLVDGLYTHYDRFGVLLSDFSTGLSSDLSSVGFWGVAAVLLRAYSLGAGTYTGIEAVSNGLPIMREPKVRTGKRTMAYMALSLAFTAGVLLISYPLIGVLPVEGMTLNAVLAEELYGDWPFGVGLAFITIFSEGALLLVAAQAGFTDGPRVMANMAVDSWLPHRFSALSERLSMQNGIVLMSVAALAVLIYTNGSVSALVVMYSINVFITFSLSQLGMSRFYIKRRKTDRKWIQHLSVHAVGFILCATILVIMSFEKFLDGGWLTLFITGAVIGLCYVIRSHYQKVRTGAAKLDEILMGVPVFGPINTDPLNPREMTAVQLVNGFNGFGIHTLLSTASNFPQMKNFVFVSIAVIDSGSFKGIEEVEALKASVRSSLQQYVELARKLGFPAEYRMGVGTDVVEGVEEISKGLSAEFKRMMVFTGQLTFRLEKFYHRLLHNETAFAIQRRLQWSGITTIILPIRVQV from the coding sequence ATGGCTGAAGGAAAAAAAAGGATCAGAAGGAAGCTTTTCGGCCCGCCCAAGCAGCTGACCGAGTCTGTCTTCCAGAAGATATCCCTCATACCTTTGCTTGCGTGGGTCGGCCTCGGCGCGGACGGCCTCTCATCTTCGGCTTACGGCCCTGAGGAGGCGTACAAGGCCCTTGGCGAGCACGCATATCTCTCGATCGCGCTGGCGGGCGCGGCGGCCTTTACCGTCTTCGTCATCTCCTACGCGTATTCGCGCATAATAGAGCATTTCCCACACGGCGGCGGCGGTTACATAGTGGCAACAAGCCTCCTGGGGGAGAAGGCCGGCGTGGTCTCCGGAAGCGCCCTGCTGGTCGACTATGTCTTCACCATTACGGTCTCTCTTGCCGCCTGTTCTGACGCCATCTTCAGTTTCCTTCCAGCCGGGATGCACAAATACAAGGTGATCTTCGCCGGGGTCCTCATCATCCTTCTTATGGTCATGAACATAAGGGGGGTGAAGGAATCTATCTTCGTCCTCACCCCCATATTCATGGTATTCATCTCGACGCACGCGCTCCTCCTCGTAGACGGGCTTTATACCCATTACGACCGCTTCGGGGTCCTTTTAAGCGACTTCTCCACCGGCCTGTCTTCAGACCTGTCATCCGTCGGGTTCTGGGGGGTGGCCGCGGTCCTGCTTCGGGCCTACTCTCTCGGCGCCGGCACATATACAGGGATAGAGGCGGTCTCCAACGGCCTCCCGATAATGCGGGAGCCGAAGGTGAGGACCGGAAAACGCACAATGGCCTACATGGCCCTTTCTCTCGCCTTCACCGCCGGGGTCCTCCTCATAAGCTATCCCCTGATAGGCGTTCTCCCGGTCGAGGGGATGACGCTCAACGCCGTCCTCGCCGAAGAGCTTTACGGCGACTGGCCCTTTGGCGTGGGCCTTGCCTTCATAACCATCTTCTCGGAGGGGGCGCTCCTTCTTGTGGCGGCTCAGGCCGGTTTCACCGACGGGCCGCGCGTCATGGCCAACATGGCCGTAGACTCGTGGCTGCCCCACAGGTTCTCGGCCCTGTCCGAGAGGCTCAGCATGCAGAACGGGATAGTCCTCATGAGTGTAGCCGCACTCGCGGTGCTCATATATACGAACGGTTCGGTATCGGCGCTCGTGGTGATGTATTCGATAAACGTCTTCATAACATTCTCCCTTTCCCAGCTCGGCATGTCCCGCTTCTATATAAAAAGGAGAAAGACCGACAGAAAATGGATTCAGCACCTGAGCGTCCATGCCGTTGGCTTCATCCTCTGCGCCACTATCCTTGTAATAATGTCCTTTGAGAAGTTCCTCGATGGAGGGTGGCTGACCCTGTTCATAACCGGGGCTGTCATAGGGCTCTGTTATGTGATCCGGTCCCATTATCAGAAGGTAAGGACAGGGGCCGCCAAGCTCGACGAGATACTCATGGGCGTACCCGTCTTCGGGCCCATAAATACGGATCCGCTAAACCCCAGGGAGATGACCGCCGTGCAGCTTGTGAACGGCTTTAACGGCTTCGGTATTCATACGCTGCTGTCGACCGCGTCGAACTTCCCGCAGATGAAGAACTTCGTCTTCGTATCGATAGCGGTCATAGACTCCGGCTCGTTCAAGGGGATAGAGGAGGTAGAGGCGCTCAAGGCCTCCGTCAGGAGCTCGCTTCAGCAGTATGTCGAGCTTGCGAGGAAGCTCGGCTTCCCTGCTGAGTACAGGATGGGCGTGGGCACAGACGTAGTGGAAGGCGTAGAGGAGATAAGCAAGGGGCTTTCCGCCGAGTTCAAGAGGATGATGGTCTTTACGGGGCAGCTCACATTCAGGCTCGAGAAGTTC